From a region of the Acinetobacter calcoaceticus genome:
- the dut gene encoding dUTP diphosphatase → MKVQVKLLDPRLGKEWPLPSYATAGSAGLDLRACVDEAIDIEPGQTVLVKTGMAIYIHDVNFAGLILPRSGLGHKHGIVLGNLVGLIDSDYQGELMVSVWNRGQTTFRLEPGERLAQYVLVPVVQAEFEQVEEFEETLRGAGGFGHTGKQ, encoded by the coding sequence ATGAAAGTTCAAGTGAAATTGCTCGATCCGCGTTTAGGTAAAGAATGGCCTTTACCTTCATATGCAACGGCAGGCTCAGCTGGTTTAGATTTACGTGCCTGCGTCGATGAAGCAATTGATATTGAACCAGGTCAAACTGTTTTAGTGAAAACAGGTATGGCAATTTATATTCATGATGTAAATTTTGCTGGTTTAATTTTACCGCGTTCAGGTTTAGGCCATAAACACGGTATCGTGCTTGGCAATTTAGTTGGTTTGATTGATTCGGATTATCAAGGTGAATTGATGGTTTCAGTTTGGAACCGTGGTCAAACAACTTTCCGTTTAGAACCAGGTGAGCGCTTGGCACAGTATGTTTTAGTGCCAGTAGTGCAGGCTGAATTTGAGCAAGTAGAAGAATTTGAAGAAACTTTACGTGGCGCTGGTGGCTTTGGTCACACAGGTAAACAATAA
- the fur gene encoding ferric iron uptake transcriptional regulator, translated as MPISNQDLRKAGLKVTLPRIKILELLENSKQHHLSAEDIYKTLLEQGEDVGLATVYRVLTQFEAAGIIQRHHFENNHSVFEIMQEDHHDHLVCYNCNKVIEFTNDVIEKEQHAVADQHGFTLTGHSLNLYGYCNEPECQEVLRKK; from the coding sequence ATGCCTATTTCCAATCAAGATTTGCGCAAAGCTGGACTTAAAGTTACCCTTCCACGAATTAAGATTTTGGAATTATTAGAAAATTCAAAGCAACATCATCTTAGTGCTGAAGATATTTACAAGACTTTGTTAGAACAAGGGGAAGATGTCGGACTTGCGACAGTTTACCGTGTGTTAACACAATTTGAAGCTGCGGGTATCATTCAGCGCCATCATTTCGAAAATAATCATTCTGTTTTCGAAATCATGCAAGAAGATCACCATGATCATTTAGTTTGCTATAATTGCAACAAAGTTATTGAATTTACTAATGATGTTATCGAGAAGGAACAGCATGCTGTAGCAGACCAACATGGGTTTACCTTAACGGGTCACTCATTAAACCTCTACGGTTACTGTAACGAACCTGAGTGTCAGGAAGTGTTGCGCAAGAAATAA
- a CDS encoding GNAT family N-acetyltransferase yields the protein MLEKFNQYRQTWTLPLNRQKAINQTQFRFEWVDNLKELQDVQRFRAQQFSQQFGIHFEDNLDQDIYDFGCEHAVLREKWTGEIVAYTRLKLFQGHEIAQSYSAHEFDIVPQLSHLPNILEIGRTCVHPRFRNGKALSMLWLNLAPKVLWSMRAKYLMGCVSIHLQDNLARAYYTHRQIQQLSESKTIDIRSKKIYEPEYPEFSFPQDERMPKLFQMYLSMQSKLSKQAFFDEEFNCLDYFVFLEVNKVATSFVMNKMGQR from the coding sequence ATGCTGGAAAAATTTAATCAATATCGCCAAACCTGGACTTTACCTTTAAATCGTCAAAAAGCTATAAATCAGACACAATTTCGTTTTGAATGGGTTGATAATTTAAAAGAATTACAAGATGTACAACGATTTCGTGCACAACAATTTAGCCAACAATTTGGAATTCATTTTGAAGATAACTTAGACCAAGATATTTATGATTTTGGTTGTGAGCATGCAGTCTTACGTGAAAAGTGGACTGGAGAAATTGTAGCGTATACTCGCCTTAAATTATTTCAAGGCCATGAAATAGCACAAAGCTACAGCGCCCATGAGTTTGATATTGTTCCTCAGTTATCGCACCTTCCTAATATATTAGAAATAGGGCGTACCTGTGTCCATCCTCGCTTTCGTAATGGTAAAGCATTGTCGATGCTGTGGCTGAACCTTGCACCGAAAGTATTATGGTCAATGCGCGCTAAATATTTGATGGGCTGTGTCAGTATTCATCTGCAAGATAATTTGGCTAGAGCTTACTACACGCACCGCCAAATTCAGCAATTATCTGAAAGCAAAACCATTGATATTCGCTCGAAAAAAATCTATGAACCTGAATATCCTGAGTTCAGTTTTCCACAAGATGAGCGTATGCCAAAATTGTTCCAAATGTATTTGAGCATGCAGTCAAAATTATCGAAACAGGCATTTTTTGATGAAGAGTTTAACTGTCTAGATTATTTTGTATTTTTGGAAGTGAATAAAGTGGCGACTTCATTTGTCATGAATAAAATGGGACAGCGTTAA
- a CDS encoding RnfH family protein, with translation MEKAQQVWVAFAAPEQQFLVAIPFEAGMTALQAVEASGLQTLVSLPEPLQLGIFGAKVEAHAILQAGDRVEVYRPLTINPKDIRRNRAEKNPVGRYIKSNRLK, from the coding sequence ATGGAAAAAGCTCAGCAAGTGTGGGTTGCTTTTGCAGCCCCAGAGCAACAGTTCTTAGTTGCTATTCCATTTGAAGCTGGTATGACCGCATTACAAGCGGTTGAGGCAAGTGGGTTGCAGACACTGGTAAGTTTGCCTGAGCCATTACAACTTGGCATCTTTGGTGCAAAAGTTGAGGCACATGCGATTTTGCAAGCAGGTGATCGGGTAGAGGTTTATCGACCTTTAACTATTAACCCTAAAGATATACGCCGTAACCGCGCCGAGAAAAATCCTGTGGGACGATATATTAAAAGTAATCGCTTAAAGTAA
- a CDS encoding outer membrane protein assembly factor BamE, which yields MQKLVLTLLVTSLLAGCSIFGVYKVDIPQGTPLTKAQASQVQVGMNFQQVRFLLGSPTVTDPLNPQRWDYIYNYIPGTYAKKAKIPAAHGQHLKIYFDGTGTVTKIEGLETIPESQPGLPASKEAILTAPPL from the coding sequence ATGCAAAAACTCGTGCTGACGTTATTAGTCACTTCACTCCTTGCTGGTTGTTCAATCTTTGGTGTATATAAGGTTGATATTCCTCAAGGGACTCCTTTGACCAAAGCTCAGGCCTCTCAAGTACAAGTCGGCATGAATTTCCAGCAAGTGCGTTTTTTGCTTGGTAGTCCAACTGTGACTGATCCCCTCAATCCTCAACGTTGGGACTACATTTACAACTATATCCCGGGAACTTACGCTAAAAAGGCAAAAATCCCCGCAGCACATGGTCAGCATTTAAAAATTTACTTTGATGGCACTGGCACAGTAACTAAAATTGAAGGTTTAGAAACTATTCCAGAATCGCAACCAGGTTTACCTGCTTCTAAAGAAGCGATTTTAACTGCCCCACCACTATAA
- a CDS encoding class II glutamine amidotransferase, which yields MCQLLGMNCATPTDITFSFRGFSQRAGITSDHSDGFGIAFFEDKACRLFVDNQSAVESPIADLIRNYPIKSRNVIAHIRKATQGKITLENSHPFIRELWGRQWIFAHNGDLHDFNPSLSGRFTPVGNTDSERAFCYLLDQLVEAFGYEEPSLEQIFEVLEKISPQIAEYGTFNYCLSNGQALFSYAITKLHWLVREYPFNQAHLIDLDVEVDFSQVTTPEDRVAVITTEPLTHNEKWTAYQPGEMILFQHGKPIKKAITHVERLKSEQENPELKRITRADQY from the coding sequence ATGTGCCAGCTATTAGGAATGAATTGTGCAACACCAACGGATATCACTTTTTCTTTCCGTGGTTTTTCACAGCGTGCAGGAATTACCTCAGATCATAGTGATGGATTTGGTATTGCATTTTTCGAAGACAAAGCTTGCCGACTATTTGTCGATAATCAGTCGGCAGTTGAATCTCCAATTGCCGATCTTATCCGTAATTATCCTATTAAATCGCGTAACGTGATCGCGCATATCCGCAAAGCAACTCAAGGTAAAATCACTTTAGAAAACTCTCATCCCTTTATTAGAGAGTTGTGGGGTCGTCAGTGGATTTTTGCCCATAATGGTGATTTACATGATTTTAACCCATCCCTAAGTGGACGTTTTACGCCTGTGGGTAATACGGACAGTGAACGTGCATTTTGTTATTTGCTTGATCAACTGGTTGAAGCTTTTGGCTATGAAGAACCAAGTCTTGAACAAATATTTGAAGTATTAGAAAAAATTTCTCCACAAATTGCTGAATACGGCACATTTAATTATTGCTTATCGAATGGTCAGGCATTATTTAGTTATGCGATTACTAAATTACATTGGTTGGTTCGAGAATATCCATTTAATCAGGCTCATTTAATTGATCTGGATGTTGAGGTTGATTTTAGTCAGGTCACTACACCTGAAGATCGTGTGGCAGTTATAACAACAGAACCTTTAACCCATAATGAAAAATGGACAGCTTATCAACCTGGTGAAATGATTTTATTTCAACATGGAAAACCAATTAAAAAAGCAATTACTCATGTAGAAAGATTAAAAAGTGAGCAGGAAAATCCAGAGCTTAAACGTATTACTCGTGCTGATCAGTATTAA
- a CDS encoding type IV pilus twitching motility protein PilT, which translates to MDITELLAFSVKNGASDLHLSAGMPPMIRVDGEVRRINLPALDHKDVHRLVYDIMNDKQRRDYEEKLETDFSFEVPNVARFRVNAFNQNRGAGAVFRTIPSKVLTMEDLGLGQIFKDICDYPRGIVLVTGPTGSGKSTTLAAMMDYINENRYDHILTVEDPIEFVHQSKKCLINQREVHRDTHGFNEALRSALREDPDIILVGEMRDLETIRLALTAAETGHLVFGTLHTTSAAKTIDRVIDVFPAEEKDMVRAMLSESLQAVISQTLLKKNGGGRVAAHEIMIGIPAIRNLIRENKVAQMYSSIQTGANHGMTTLDQSLKGLVARGVISPQTARTAAKQPESFL; encoded by the coding sequence ATGGATATTACAGAGCTACTCGCTTTCTCTGTGAAAAATGGCGCGTCCGATTTACATTTGTCTGCTGGCATGCCACCAATGATTCGCGTGGATGGCGAAGTCCGCCGCATTAACCTTCCAGCTCTAGACCATAAAGATGTTCACCGTCTGGTCTATGACATCATGAATGATAAACAGCGCCGTGACTATGAAGAAAAGCTCGAAACAGACTTTTCTTTTGAAGTGCCAAATGTTGCGCGTTTTCGTGTCAATGCATTTAACCAAAACCGTGGTGCCGGAGCCGTTTTTCGTACCATTCCATCAAAAGTACTCACAATGGAAGATTTAGGCTTAGGGCAAATCTTTAAAGATATTTGTGATTACCCACGTGGCATTGTGTTAGTTACAGGACCAACAGGTTCAGGTAAATCAACCACGCTTGCAGCGATGATGGACTATATTAACGAAAACCGTTATGACCATATTTTAACGGTTGAAGACCCAATCGAATTTGTCCATCAGTCTAAAAAATGTCTGATTAACCAACGTGAAGTACACCGCGACACGCATGGCTTTAACGAAGCACTACGCTCAGCACTGCGTGAAGACCCAGATATTATTCTGGTCGGTGAGATGCGTGACCTTGAAACCATTCGTTTAGCACTTACCGCTGCTGAAACTGGTCACTTGGTGTTTGGTACGCTCCATACGACTTCTGCTGCAAAAACCATTGACCGTGTGATTGATGTATTCCCTGCCGAAGAAAAAGACATGGTGCGTGCCATGTTGTCAGAATCTTTACAGGCTGTTATTTCTCAAACTCTACTTAAAAAGAATGGCGGTGGGCGTGTCGCAGCACATGAAATCATGATTGGTATTCCTGCCATTCGTAACTTAATTCGTGAAAACAAAGTTGCCCAAATGTATTCATCAATTCAGACGGGCGCTAATCATGGCATGACCACGCTCGACCAAAGCTTAAAAGGTCTAGTTGCTCGTGGGGTGATTAGCCCACAAACGGCACGTACTGCCGCAAAACAACCTGAATCATTCCTATAA
- a CDS encoding phosphomannomutase/phosphoglucomutase, with the protein MNVRHSFPKSIFRAYDIRGKLSYLTADVVRSIAYGLAQQYKQAKQTQLVIGYDARLTSPAYAHLIEEILIEQGLNVTNIGCCSSPMMYYIARDFGGNGIMVTASHNPKSDNGIKWILKGEPPSPEMIQQVGEEAQTYVPVHAISVLELTRPQFKAEFCQKYQQAIFKDIQLKRPLKVILDGLHGSAGHCSKLILEKMGCEVIALRTNPNGEFPDHAPDPSHAAHLSDLRKAVVEQQADIGIALDGDGDRVVLIDEKAQILTADRLLSLFAQMCLEQHPEQEIVFDVKCSRMVQKTVEQLGGKAKMIRTGSSFLRAYLSQSNGRAIFGGEYAGHYVFNDGRGFGYDDGLYAALRVMEYFTQSDATTISELFAPYPERCCTEDTYIGTYQSDPKYVLQDIEILSHRLGARISKIDGVRLDFDDGFGIIRASNTGEYFTVRFDADNPLRLKEIQQKFVDMLQEHYPQIAQELSEA; encoded by the coding sequence ATGAATGTAAGACACTCATTTCCAAAAAGTATTTTTCGTGCTTACGATATTAGAGGCAAACTTTCTTACCTAACTGCGGACGTTGTCCGTTCAATTGCCTACGGATTGGCACAACAATACAAACAAGCAAAACAAACTCAATTAGTGATTGGCTATGATGCCCGTCTCACAAGTCCGGCCTATGCACACTTAATTGAAGAAATTTTAATAGAACAAGGTTTAAATGTTACCAACATTGGTTGTTGTTCATCGCCAATGATGTATTACATTGCAAGAGATTTTGGCGGTAATGGCATTATGGTGACCGCAAGCCATAACCCAAAATCGGATAATGGTATTAAGTGGATTTTAAAAGGTGAACCGCCGTCTCCGGAAATGATTCAGCAGGTTGGTGAAGAAGCTCAAACTTATGTACCAGTCCATGCCATTTCTGTGCTTGAGTTAACACGACCTCAATTTAAAGCTGAGTTTTGCCAAAAATACCAGCAAGCTATTTTTAAAGATATTCAGTTAAAACGTCCTTTAAAAGTCATTTTAGATGGTTTACATGGCTCTGCTGGACACTGCTCAAAATTAATATTGGAAAAGATGGGATGTGAGGTCATTGCCTTACGAACCAATCCAAATGGAGAGTTTCCAGACCATGCACCAGACCCTTCACATGCAGCACATTTAAGTGATTTGCGAAAAGCAGTCGTTGAGCAGCAGGCAGATATAGGCATTGCTCTGGATGGCGATGGTGATCGTGTCGTTTTAATCGATGAAAAAGCCCAAATTCTTACGGCGGATCGTTTACTGTCACTTTTTGCACAAATGTGTTTAGAGCAACATCCCGAGCAAGAAATTGTTTTTGATGTGAAATGTTCACGCATGGTTCAAAAAACGGTCGAACAACTCGGCGGAAAAGCAAAAATGATCCGCACGGGAAGTAGTTTCTTACGGGCTTATTTATCTCAGTCGAATGGACGCGCCATTTTTGGTGGTGAATATGCAGGTCACTACGTTTTTAATGATGGGCGTGGTTTTGGCTACGACGATGGTTTATATGCTGCATTACGTGTAATGGAGTATTTTACCCAATCTGATGCTACAACAATTTCCGAATTGTTTGCTCCTTATCCAGAAAGATGTTGTACAGAAGATACCTATATTGGTACTTATCAGTCTGATCCAAAGTATGTATTACAAGATATTGAAATTTTAAGTCATCGTTTAGGTGCTCGAATCAGTAAAATTGATGGCGTACGTCTTGATTTTGATGATGGTTTTGGCATTATTCGAGCATCAAATACTGGTGAATATTTTACAGTAAGATTTGACGCAGATAATCCTTTACGATTAAAGGAAATCCAGCAAAAATTTGTAGATATGTTGCAAGAGCACTATCCGCAAATTGCACAAGAACTTTCAGAGGCTTAA
- the argB gene encoding acetylglutamate kinase, with amino-acid sequence MPQHQHIGVDKAKILIEALPYIQRFTGKTLVVKYGGNAMTDPELESSFARDIVLLKTVGLNPIVVHGGGPQVDSFLKQLGRESDRIDGMRVTDAATMEVVEMVLGGSVNKSIVNLINKHGGRAIGLTGKDGNLLRARKLLMEKQEEDGSIKHIDLGMVGEVTGVKTDVLEMFTQSDFIPVIAPLGVDEEGNTYNINADLVAGKVAEALGAEKLILLTNISGVLDENKNLLTGLTTQEVDRLIETGVIYGGMIPKVGCALDAVKGGVVSAHIVDGRVPHATLLEIFTDHGVGTLISNRAKTA; translated from the coding sequence ATGCCCCAACATCAGCATATCGGTGTCGACAAAGCAAAAATCTTGATTGAAGCTTTGCCGTATATTCAACGTTTTACTGGTAAAACGCTGGTGGTGAAATACGGTGGCAACGCGATGACTGATCCAGAGTTAGAAAGTTCATTTGCCCGAGACATCGTTTTACTTAAAACTGTAGGGTTAAATCCGATTGTTGTTCACGGTGGTGGGCCACAAGTAGACTCATTTTTAAAGCAGTTAGGACGTGAATCTGATCGTATTGACGGTATGCGTGTAACTGATGCTGCAACCATGGAAGTGGTTGAAATGGTATTAGGTGGTAGCGTAAATAAATCAATTGTTAACCTGATTAATAAACATGGTGGTCGTGCAATTGGTTTAACAGGTAAAGACGGTAATTTACTTCGTGCTCGTAAATTGCTTATGGAAAAGCAAGAAGAAGACGGTTCTATCAAACATATTGATTTAGGTATGGTTGGTGAAGTAACTGGCGTTAAAACTGATGTGCTTGAAATGTTTACCCAAAGTGACTTTATTCCAGTGATTGCGCCATTAGGCGTAGATGAAGAAGGCAATACTTATAATATTAATGCCGATTTAGTGGCAGGTAAGGTGGCAGAAGCATTAGGTGCTGAAAAATTAATCTTGCTCACAAACATTAGTGGCGTGCTGGATGAAAATAAAAATCTGTTAACTGGCCTAACTACGCAAGAAGTTGATCGTCTCATTGAAACAGGCGTGATCTATGGTGGAATGATTCCTAAAGTAGGTTGTGCACTTGATGCTGTTAAAGGTGGCGTCGTCAGTGCACACATTGTAGATGGTCGCGTACCACATGCAACACTGCTTGAAATTTTTACTGATCATGGGGTTGGAACGCTTATTTCTAATCGCGCAAAAACCGCTTAA
- a CDS encoding bacteriohemerythrin codes for MKMKWASEYNTGIEVIDEQHKRILDYINEIDDVKDDDHRRRIKDVLDNIIDYTQSHFTFEESLQEEADYKYRVPHKRVHDLFIKKIELYRERFEMGHTVEKELQEILAKWLINHIQHDDADYVGAVKENMMGIIREKEKKKGKNWFARFFS; via the coding sequence ATGAAAATGAAATGGGCTTCAGAATATAATACGGGTATCGAGGTTATTGATGAACAACATAAACGAATACTTGATTATATTAATGAAATCGATGATGTAAAAGATGATGACCATAGACGTCGTATTAAAGACGTTTTAGACAACATTATTGATTACACGCAATCACATTTTACTTTCGAAGAAAGTTTACAAGAGGAAGCGGATTATAAATATCGTGTACCACATAAACGTGTCCATGACTTATTTATTAAAAAAATAGAGTTATATCGTGAGCGTTTTGAAATGGGACATACGGTTGAAAAAGAGCTACAAGAAATTTTAGCAAAGTGGTTAATTAATCATATTCAACATGATGATGCTGATTATGTGGGGGCGGTAAAAGAAAATATGATGGGAATTATTAGAGAAAAAGAAAAGAAGAAAGGGAAAAACTGGTTTGCCCGGTTTTTCTCATAA
- a CDS encoding PilT/PilU family type 4a pilus ATPase, translated as MDFNDLLNLMVEKKSSDLFITDGVAPSMKINGQIVPISKNSLSGDVIGQLLHSIMSEKQRKEFADTRECNFAIMNRDKTARFRVSAFQQRDMPGMVLRRIETKIPSIDDLQLPPVLKDLSMTKRGIIIFVGATGTGKSTSLASMISYRNHNTKGHIITIEDPIEFIHEHAGCIITQREVGIDTDSFEIALKNTLRQAPDVILIGEIRSREVMDYAIGFAETGHLVLATMHANNANQALDRIIHFFESDRHSQLYMDLSLNLKAMIAQQLVPTPDGNSRRAAIEILINSPLISDYIRKGEIHEIKDLMKRSRELGMQTFDQALFDLYKAGQITYKDALKHADSPNDLRLTIKLAEEGPDQIAGTNQHLTFDQQ; from the coding sequence ATGGATTTTAACGACCTACTCAACCTCATGGTTGAAAAAAAATCATCCGATCTTTTTATTACAGATGGTGTTGCGCCATCTATGAAAATTAACGGGCAAATTGTTCCAATTTCAAAAAATAGTCTTTCTGGGGACGTTATTGGTCAACTTTTACATTCCATCATGAGCGAAAAACAACGCAAAGAATTTGCAGACACTCGTGAATGTAACTTTGCCATTATGAACCGTGATAAAACCGCCCGCTTTCGTGTGAGCGCTTTTCAGCAGCGTGACATGCCAGGCATGGTGCTACGCCGAATTGAAACTAAAATTCCTTCAATTGATGACTTGCAGTTACCGCCTGTTCTTAAAGATTTATCAATGACCAAACGTGGCATCATTATTTTTGTTGGTGCAACAGGTACGGGTAAATCGACGTCTTTGGCTTCAATGATCAGTTATCGTAATCACAATACTAAAGGTCATATCATTACCATTGAAGACCCAATCGAGTTTATTCACGAACATGCAGGCTGCATCATTACTCAACGTGAAGTCGGTATTGATACAGACTCATTTGAAATTGCCTTAAAGAATACTTTGCGACAAGCACCAGATGTCATCTTGATTGGTGAGATTCGCTCTCGTGAAGTGATGGACTACGCGATTGGCTTTGCTGAAACAGGCCATCTTGTGTTAGCCACCATGCACGCCAACAACGCCAACCAAGCGCTCGACCGTATTATTCACTTCTTTGAAAGTGACCGCCACAGTCAGCTTTACATGGACTTATCGCTTAACTTAAAAGCCATGATTGCGCAGCAACTTGTTCCAACACCAGATGGTAATTCTCGCCGCGCCGCAATTGAAATTTTAATTAACTCGCCATTAATTTCAGACTATATTCGTAAAGGCGAAATTCATGAAATTAAAGATTTAATGAAGCGTTCGCGTGAACTCGGTATGCAAACCTTTGACCAAGCCCTATTTGACCTCTATAAAGCAGGCCAAATTACCTACAAAGATGCGTTAAAACATGCCGACTCACCTAACGATTTACGTTTGACGATTAAGCTTGCCGAAGAAGGACCTGATCAAATTGCGGGCACAAATCAGCATTTAACCTTCGACCAACAGTAA